The Spodoptera frugiperda isolate SF20-4 chromosome 9, AGI-APGP_CSIRO_Sfru_2.0, whole genome shotgun sequence genome contains a region encoding:
- the LOC118271484 gene encoding mucin-2 isoform X16, with amino-acid sequence MRIAALIALVQLSLATAVSDEPKTLTAVELNRELSGDNVLSPFYESSEDAGVTFIRGSRAADSPLSPDIDVQCSGNYIDVTVEFADVFDGIIYSKGYLNDPKCKYVSLGNSQSRYSFRVPLNGCGSRPLCNACGTIDNVLVFQADDLLQGPQDFARKVSCARTSLEVSTGVTASREEHTLKLKPFMVDMLDVVAVEGPAGGVECWMDIQVGVFPNTTPLKNSIKIGEYLTILVYLKDVRNQFSLKIHDCWAYDNENYDGPSTNKIQLTDKNGCPKKKKLIDFWQKTTNTGKSGATLIAYSKVSAFRFPETDQVYLTCNVELCTNNCDSNCGTTEISTTIKPSQCYPGSRDPGCQRITVEPQLKCYPGSLDPRCPQQPTPTTPQLSELTTLRDRRISLPTVIADKYTTTTTPEPPRCFPGSTDPRCPKPTTPEPPRCFPGSTDPRCPKPTTPEPPRCFPGSTDPRCPKPTTPEPPRCFPGSTDPRCPKPTTPEPPRCFPGSTDPRCPKPTTPEPPRCYPGSPDPRCPQPPRPTTLTPPTYLPPVTPELKCYPGSSDPRCPQPTTPAPPKCFPGSTDPRCPKPTTPAPPNCYPGNTDPRCPKPTTPAPPRCFPGSTDPRCPKPTTPEPPRCYPGSTDPRCPKPTTPEPPRCYPGSTDPRCPKPTTPEPPRCYPGSTDPRCPKPTTPEPPRCYPGSTDPRCPKPTTPEPPRCYPGSTDPRCPKPTTPEPPRCYPGSTDPRCPKPTTPEPPRCYPGSTDPRCPKPTTPEPPRCYPGSTDPRCPKPTTPKPVCYPGSPDPKCPQPPRPTTLTPPTYLPPVTPELKCYPGSSDPRCPQPTTPAPPKCFPGSTDPRCPKPTTPAPPNCYPGNTDPRCPKPTTPAPPRCFPGSTDPRCPKPTTPEPPRCYPGSTDPRCPKPTTPEPPRCYPGSTDPRCPKPTTPEPPRCYPGSNDPRCPKPTTPAPPNCYPGNTDPRCPKPTTPAPPRCFPGSTDPRCPKPTTPKPVCYPGSPDPKCPQPPRPTTLTPPTYLPPVTPALKCYPGSTDPRCPKPTTPEPPRCFPGSTDPRCPKPTTPAPPNCFPGSTDPRCPKPTTPAPPNCYPGNTDPRCPKPTTPAPPRCFPGSTDPRCPKPTTPEPPRCFPGSTDPRCPKPTTPEPPRCFPGSNDPRCPKPTTPAPPRCFPGSTDPRCPKPTTPEPPRCFPGSNDPRCPKPTTPKPVCYPGSPDPKCPQPPRPTTLTPPTYLPPVTPALKCYPGSTDPRCPKPTTPEPPRCYPGSTDPRCPKPTTPEPPRCYPGSTDPRCPKPTTPAPPRCYPGSTDPRCPKPTTPEPPRCFPGSTDPRCPKPTTPAPPRCFPGSTDPRCPKPTTPEPPRCYPGSTDPRCPKPTTPEPPRCYPGSTDPRCPKPTTPAPPRCYPGSTDPRCPKPTTPEPPRCFPGSTDPRCPKPTTPAPPKCFPGSTDPRCPKPTTPEPPRCFPGSNDPRCPKPTTPKPVCYPGSPDPKCPQPPRPTTLTPPTYLPPVTPALKCYPGSTDPRCPKPTTPESPRCFPGSTDPRCPKPTTPAPPKCFPGSTDPRCPKPTTPEPPRCFPGSTDPRCPKPTTPEPPRCFPGSNDPRCPKPTTPEPPRCFPGSNDPRCPKPTTPKPVCYPGSPDPKCPQPPRPTTLTPPTYLPPVTPAVKCYPGSTDPRCPKPTTPEPPRCYPGSTDPRCPKPTTPEPPRCYPGSTDPRCPKPTTPEPPRCYPGSTDPRCPKPTTPEPPRCYPGSTDPRCPKPTTPEPPRCYPGSTDPRCPKPTTPEPPRCYPGSTDPRCPKPTTPEPPRCYPGSTDPRCPKPTTPEPPRCYPGSTDPRCPKPTTPEPPRCYPGSTDPRCPKPTTPEPPRCYPGSTDPRCPKPTTPEPPRCYPGSTDPRCPKPTTPEPPRCYPGSTDPRCPKPTTPAPPRCYPGSTDPRCPKPEPPTPSSCYPGSRDPKCPQPFAPASTNPPSTYLPPFPEENEIKSSRVSRLATKDTNEDNVNDYIDSFDFKRTEPRSRKVRDVFGSSESAAFATSGTAIIYIAMGSAVAMIMSITLAIYMYKKNKLRTASVNTTAQSPC; translated from the exons CTGTCGCTCGCTACAGCTGTTTCAGATGAACCAAAAACGCTCACAGCGGTTGAGCTGAACCGCGAGTTGTCCGGAGACAATGTGCTCTCGCCTTTCTACGAAAGTAGTGAGGATGCTGGGGTCACGTTCATAAGAGGATCAAGGGCGGCTGACTCGCCCTTGTCTCCTGATATCGACGTGCAATGCTCAGGCAACTATATCGACGTCACTGTTGAGTTCGCTGACGTTTTCGATGGCATCATTTACAGTAAGGGTTACTTAAATGACCCGAAGtgcaa ATATGTGTCATTGGGCAACAGTCAGTCTCGGTACTCATTCAGAGTGCCACTGAATGGCTGTGGCTCCCGACCTCTCTGCAATGCATGTGGTACCATCGACAACGTACTTGTGTTCCAAGCTGACGACTTGTTGCAAGGACCTCAGGACTTCGCTCGCAAG GTGTCATGTGCCCGCACTTCCCTGGAAGTGTCGACTGGAGTGACGGCGTCCAGAGAAGAGCATACTCTCAAGCTAAAACCTTTCATGGTTGACATGCTTGATGTGGTTGCAGTCGAAGGACCCGCCGGAGGAGTTGAATGCTGGATGGACATCCAAGTAGGAGTCTTTCctaat aCCACTCCACTGAAGAACTCGATCAAAATTGGAGAATACTTGACAATCCTTGTGTATCTCAAGGATGTAAGAAACCAGTTCAGCCTTAAAATACACGATTGCTGGGCTTATGACAACGAAAACTACGATGGTCCTAGTACCAACAAGATTCAACTGACTGACAAGAACGGTTGTCCCAA GAAGAAAAAGCTGATTGATTTCTGGCAGAAAACTACAAACACAGGCAAGAGCGGTGCCACTTTAATTGCCTACAGCAAAGTGAGCGCTTTCCGATTCCCTGAAACCGACCAAGTCTACCTAACGTGTAACGTcgag CTATGCACAAACAACTGCGACTCGAACTGCGGTACCACGGAAATTTCTACAACGATCAAACCATCACAATGCTACCCTGGATCGCGTGATCCTGGATGTCAACGCATCACGGTTGAACCACAACTGAAGTGTTACCCTGGCTCACTTGATCCCAGATGTCCTCAACAGCCAACACCGACGACACCACAACTTTCAGAGCTCACTACACTACGTGATCGGAGGATTTCGTTGCCAACAGTTATTGCCGACAAATATACGACTACTACCACTCCTGAGCCACCACGCTGCTTCCCAGGCTCCACTGACCCCAGATGTCCCAAGCCCACAACTCCTGAACCACCAAGGTGCTTCCCAGGTAGCACTGACCCAAGGTGCCCCAAACCAACTACTCCTGAGCCACCACGCTGCTTCCCAGGTTCCACTGACCCCAGATGTCCCAAGCCCACAACTCCTGAACCACCAAGGTGCTTCCCAGGTAGCACTGACCCAAGGTGCCCCAAACCAACTACTCCTGAGCCACCACGCTGCTTCCCTGGCTCAACTGACCCTAGATGTCCTAAGCCAACGACTCCTGAACCTCCACGATGCTACCCGGGTTCACCTGATCCGAGATGTCCACAGCCACCTCGACCTACAACCTTAACGCCACCGACATATTTACCACCAGTAACGCCTGAATTAAAATGCTATCCAGGTTCATCAGACCCTAGGTGTCCACAACCAACCACCCCAGCTCCTCCAAAATGTTTCCCAGGCAGCACAGACCCCAGGTGCCCGAAACCTACAACACCAGCACCTCCTAACTGTTACCCTGGAAACACTGACCCACGTTGCCCTAAGCCAACAACTCCAGCACCACCCAGATGTTTCCCAGGTAGCACTGACCCCAGATGTCCCAAGCCAACGACCCCTGAGCCACCACGTTGCTACCCAGGATCGACTGACCCCAGATGTCCTAAGCCAACGACTCCTGAGCCACCACGTTGCTACCCTGGATCGACTGACCCCAGATGTCCAAAGCCAACGACTCCTGAGCCACCACGTTGCTACCCTGGATCGACTGACCCCAGATGTCCAAAGCCAACGACTCCTGAGCCACCACGTTGCTACCCTGGATCGACTGACCCCAGATGTCCCAAACCAACGACTCCTGAGCCACCACGTTGCTACCCTGGATCGACTGACCCCAGATGTCCAAAGCCAACGACTCCTGAGCCACCACGTTGCTACCCTGGATCGACTGACCCCAGATGTCCAAAGCCAACGACTCCTGAACCACCACGTTGCTACCCTGGATCGACTGACCCCAGATGTCCCAAGCCAACGACCCCTGAGCCACCACGTTGCTACCCTGGATCGACTGACCCCAGATGTCCCAAACCAACCACGCCTAAACCAGTCTGCTACCCGGGTTCTCCGGATCCTAAATGTCCCCAACCACCACGCCCGACAACCTTAACTCCTCCCACTTATTTACCACCAGTAACGCCTGAATTGAAATGCTATCCAG GTTCATCAGACCCTAGGTGTCCACAACCAACCACCCCAGCTCCTCCAAAATGTTTCCCAGGCAGCACAGACCCCAGGTGCCCGAAACCTACAACACCAGCACCTCCTAACTGTTACCCTGGAAACACTGACCCACGTTGCCCTAAGCCAACAACTCCAGCACCACCCAGATGTTTCCCAGGTAGTACTGACCCCAGATGTCCCAAGCCAACGACCCCTGAGCCACCACGTTGCTACCCTGGATCGACTGACCCCAGATGTCCTAAGCCAACGACTCCTGAGCCCCCACGTTGCTACCCTGGATCGACTGACCCCAGATGTCCCAAGCCAACGACCCCTGAGCCACCACGTTGCTACCCTGGATCAAATGACCCCAGATGTCCAAAGCCAACCACACCCGCACCGCCAAACTGTTACCCTGGAAACACCGACCCGCGTTGTCCAAAACCAACAACCCCTGCCCCACCACGGTGCTTCCCTGGCTCAACTGACCCCAGATGTCCAAAGCCAACCACACCCAAACCAGTCTGCTACCCGGGTTCTCCGGATCCTAAATGTCCCCAACCACCACGCCCGACAACCTTAACTCCACCCACTTATTTACCACCAGTGACGCCGGCACTTAAATGTTACCCCGGTTCTACCGATCCCAGATGCCCTAAGCCAACAACTCCCGAACCCCCACGGTGCTTCCCTGGATCCACTGACCCGCGCTGCCCAAAACCTACAACTCCAGCACCCCCAAATTGCTTCCCAGGCAGTACTGATCCTAGATGTCCTAAACCCACTACGCCTGCACCACCAAATTGTTACCCTGGAAACACCGACCCGCGTTGTCCAAAACCAACGACTCCTGCTCCACCCAGGTGCTTCCCTGGCTCAACTGACCCTAGATGTCCTAAGCCAACGACACCTGAGCCACCACGGTGCTTCCCGGGATCAACTGACCCCAGGTGTCCCAAGCCTACGACACCTGAACCACCGCGGTGTTTCCCTGGATCAAATGACCCCAGGTGTCCTAAGCCAACAACCCCTGCTCCACCAAGGTGCTTCCCTGGCTCAACTGACCCCAGATGTCCCAAACCTACGACACCTGAACCACCACGATGCTTCCCTGGATCAAATGACCCCAGGTGTCCTAAGCCAACAACGCCAAAACCAGTCTGCTACCCGGGTTCTCCCGATCCTAAATGTCCCCAACCACCACGCCCAACAACTTTAACTCCTCCCACTTATTTGCCACCAGTGACACCCGCTCTCAAATGCTATCCTGGTTCTACTGACCCTAGATGTCCCAAGCCAACGACTCCCGAGCCCCCACGTTGCTACCCTGGATCGACTGACCCCAGATGTCCCAAACCAACGACTCCTGAGCCACCACGTTGCTACCCTGGATCAACTGATCCCAGATGTCCCAAGCCAACGACTCCTGCTCCACCAAGGTGCTACCCAGGTAGTACCGATCCAAGATGTCCTAAGCCAACGACACCCGAACCACCTCGATGCTTCCCCGGAAGCACGGACCCACGTTGTCCCAAACCAACAACCCCTGCTCCACCAAGGTGCTTCCCTGGTTCAACTGACCCTAGATGTCCCAAGCCAACGACTCCCGAGCCCCCACGTTGCTACCCTGGATCGACTGACCCCAGATGTCCCAAACCAACGACTCCTGAGCCACCACGTTGCTACCCTGGATCAACTGATCCCAGATGTCCCAAGCCAACGACTCCTGCTCCACCAAGGTGCTACCCAGGTAGTACCGATCCAAGATGTCCTAAGCCAACGACACCCGAACCACCTCGATGCTTCCCCGGAAGCACGGACCCACGTTGTCCCAAACCAACAACCCCTGCTCCACCAAAGTGCTTCCCTGGCTCAACTGATCCTAGATGTCCTAAGCCAACGACACCTGAGCCACCACGGTGCTTCCCTGGATCAAATGACCCCAG GTGTCCTAAGCCAACAACGCCTAAACCAGTCTGCTACCCGGGTTCTCCAGATCCTAAATGTCCCCAACCACCACGCCCGACAACCTTAACTCCTCCCACTTATTTACCACCAGTGACGCCGGCACTTAAATGTTACCCCGGTTCTACCGATCCTAGATGCCCTAAGCCAACGACACCCGAATCACCTCGATGCTTCCCTGGGAGCACGGACCCACGTTGTCCCAAACCAACAACCCCTGCTCCACCAAA GTGCTTCCCTGGCTCAACTGACCCTAGATGTCCTAAGCCAACGACACCTGAGCCACCACGGTGCTTCCCGGGATCAACTGATCCCAGGTGTCCCAAGCCTACGACACCTGAACCACCGCGCTGTTTCCCTGGATCAAATGACCCCAG ATGTCCCAAACCTACGACACCTGAACCACCACGATGCTTCCCTGGATCAAATGACCCCAGGTGTCCTAAGCCAACAACGCCTAAACCAGTCTGCTACCCGGGTTCTCCCGATCCTAAATGTCCCCAACCACCACGCCCGACCACCTTAACTCCTCCCACTTATTTACCACCAGTGACACCCGCTGTCAAATGCTACCCTGGATCGACTGACCCCAGATGTCCTAAACCAACGACTCCTGAGCCACCACGTTGCTACCCAGGATCGACTGACCCCAGATGTCCCAAGCCAACGACTCCTGAGCCACCACGTTGCTACCCAGGATCAACTGACCCCAGATGTCCCAAGCCAACGACTCCTGAGCCACCACGTTGCTACCCAGGATCGACTGACCCCAGATGTCCCAAGCCAACGACCCCTGAGCCACCACGTTGCTACCCAGGATCGACTGACCCCAGATGTCCCAAGCCAACGACTCCTGAACCACCACGTTGCTACCCTGGATCGACTGACCCCAGATGTCCCAAACCAACGACTCCTGAGCCACCACGTTGCTACCCAGGATCAACTGACCCCAGATGTCCCAAGCCAACGACTCCTGAGCCACCACGTTGCTACCCAGGATCGACTGACCCCAGATGTCCCAAGCCAACGACCCCTGAGCCACCACGTTGCTACCCAGGATCGACTGACCCCAGATGTCCCAAGCCAACGACTCCTGAGCCACCACGTTGCTACCCTGGATCGACTGACCCCAGATGTCCCAAGCCAACGACTCCTGAGCCACCACGTTGCTACCCTGGATCGACTGACCCCAGATGTCCCAAACCAACGACTCCTGAGCCACCACGTTGCTACCCTGGATCGACTGACCCCAGATGTCCCAAGCCAACGACTCCTGAGCCCCCACGTTGCTACCCTGGATCGACTGACCCCAGATGTCCCAAGCCAACGACCCCTGCGCCACCACGTTGCTACCCTGGATCAACTGACCCTAGGTGTCCCAAACCGGAACCTCCAACCCCCAGTTCTTGTTATCCAGGATCAAGGGATCCAAAGTGCCCACAGCCGTTTGCTCCAGCTAGCACTAACCCACCTTCAACTTATTTGCCACCATTCCCAGAAGAAAATGAAATCAAATCTTCTAGAGTCAGCAGATTAGCAACTAAGGACACTAATGAAGATAACGTCAACGATTATATAG ATTCGTTCGATTTCAAGCGAACAGAACCAAGATCAAGAAAAGTTCGTGACGTATTTGGTAGCAGCGAAAGTGCTGCCTTTGCAACAAGTGGCACTGCCATCATATACATTGCCATGGGATCAGCTGTAGCAATGATCATGTCAATCACACTTGCCATTTATAtgtacaagaaaaataaactaagaacTGCGTCTGTAAACACAACTGCGCAAAGCCCctgttaa